In one Erythrobacteraceae bacterium WH01K genomic region, the following are encoded:
- a CDS encoding polysaccharide biosynthesis tyrosine autokinase, translating into MNDSTIAETRGGGDGDFGIDMRRLYSRARSMRVILIALFAATVLIGLLATLLAPPTYRAVAEIEISRASSAFIETEASPAEDLQADRQYYTTQYELLESRSLASRVIEAGDLLNNEKFVSNFDIEAGVVTQGGLIDLLLEHLTIEPVQDSNLVSVIFESPDPTLSAELANLWANEFIESNFEKRFSSNIETQEYLESEIAKQRERLSESEQALVNYANENRIVIVGNNGGEDGSNAAGQSLVGTSLVSLNEALAEATAERIRAEAALRSDVDTNSVRDPAAELRRTLAQKQAELANVRATFGPRYERAQSLQAEVNSLQQAVNQATGLDTSARRENLRKQYQAALARENRLQERADQVKSEFIEQQGQSIAYGILRREVDTNRELYDGLLQRFKELDAAGAGRNNMVLIDEAEVPSSPYSPSLPFNLLISTILGAFLVGLVVLVREQLDQSLKNTDDVRDRLGLSTLGMIPIIKEKELEEQLVTTSSDLAEAYAATRTNIGFLTANGAPKSFMITSTRPNEGKSLTCVALARGFHLLGKKTLLIDADLRNSVMTELIDEASASNGLSSVLANQASPTECIYPVAEYGFDFMPIGHRPPNPSELLASAQMKRLVDQAQTELGYDLVIVDSPPVLGLSDAPQLGTSVEGIVYVIQANSTPFRAVKNSIDRLRKGSNEIYGAILTKAGQADDAYEYAYGYGYGRE; encoded by the coding sequence ATGAACGACAGTACCATCGCAGAAACCCGGGGGGGTGGTGACGGCGATTTCGGTATCGACATGCGGCGACTGTATTCGCGCGCACGTTCGATGCGCGTCATCCTGATAGCGCTTTTCGCGGCGACTGTGCTGATCGGGCTGCTGGCGACCTTGCTCGCCCCGCCGACCTATCGCGCTGTCGCGGAAATCGAGATCAGTCGCGCCAGTTCGGCTTTCATCGAGACAGAAGCCTCACCTGCGGAAGATCTCCAGGCGGATCGCCAGTATTACACGACACAGTACGAACTTCTGGAATCGCGCTCACTGGCGTCTCGCGTCATTGAAGCAGGGGATCTGCTCAACAACGAGAAATTCGTCTCCAATTTCGATATCGAGGCGGGAGTTGTCACGCAGGGCGGCTTGATCGACCTGCTGCTGGAACACCTGACGATTGAACCTGTCCAGGATTCCAACCTGGTGTCGGTCATCTTCGAAAGCCCCGACCCGACGCTTTCGGCCGAACTGGCCAATCTCTGGGCGAACGAATTCATCGAGTCCAATTTCGAGAAACGTTTCAGCTCCAACATCGAGACGCAGGAATATCTCGAGTCCGAAATTGCGAAACAGAGGGAGCGGCTTTCGGAAAGTGAACAAGCGTTGGTAAATTATGCGAACGAGAACCGCATCGTCATCGTCGGCAATAATGGCGGCGAAGACGGTTCGAATGCGGCCGGGCAATCGCTTGTCGGAACGTCTCTCGTATCCCTGAACGAAGCATTGGCGGAAGCGACGGCTGAGCGTATCCGCGCCGAAGCTGCATTGCGCAGCGATGTCGATACGAACTCGGTCCGGGACCCGGCGGCAGAGCTTCGCCGGACGCTGGCCCAGAAGCAGGCCGAACTGGCCAATGTGCGCGCCACCTTCGGACCTCGCTATGAACGAGCGCAATCGCTCCAGGCCGAGGTCAACTCGCTACAGCAGGCGGTTAACCAGGCGACGGGTCTTGATACCAGTGCGCGGCGCGAGAACCTGCGCAAGCAATATCAGGCCGCGCTGGCCCGCGAAAACCGGTTGCAGGAACGTGCCGATCAGGTGAAGTCGGAATTCATCGAGCAGCAGGGACAAAGCATCGCCTATGGCATCCTGCGCCGTGAAGTCGATACCAACCGCGAATTGTATGACGGCCTGTTGCAGCGCTTCAAGGAACTCGATGCAGCTGGTGCCGGCCGGAACAACATGGTCCTGATCGATGAAGCCGAAGTTCCGTCTTCTCCGTACAGCCCGTCACTGCCGTTTAACTTGCTGATTTCGACCATACTGGGCGCGTTTCTCGTCGGCCTGGTCGTGCTGGTCCGCGAGCAACTGGATCAGTCCTTGAAAAATACCGACGATGTTCGCGATCGGCTGGGCCTATCTACTCTCGGCATGATCCCGATAATCAAGGAGAAAGAGCTGGAGGAACAATTGGTCACGACATCGTCGGACCTTGCGGAGGCTTACGCGGCGACGAGGACCAATATCGGTTTCCTTACTGCGAACGGTGCACCCAAATCGTTCATGATTACGTCCACGCGGCCTAACGAAGGGAAGTCGCTGACCTGCGTGGCCCTTGCCCGCGGTTTCCACTTGCTAGGCAAGAAAACGCTTTTGATCGACGCAGACCTCCGCAATTCGGTCATGACCGAATTGATCGATGAAGCGAGTGCCAGCAACGGTTTGAGTTCCGTGCTTGCCAACCAGGCATCGCCGACCGAATGCATCTATCCGGTTGCCGAGTACGGGTTCGATTTCATGCCGATCGGTCATCGCCCGCCCAATCCGAGCGAGCTGCTGGCCAGCGCACAGATGAAACGGTTGGTGGACCAGGCGCAAACCGAGCTCGGTTACGATCTGGTCATCGTCGACAGTCCGCCGGTCCTGGGTCTTTCCGACGCGCCTCAGCTGGGAACCAGCGTCGAAGGGATCGTCTATGTTATCCAGGCGAATTCGACACCGTTCAGGGCTGTCAAGAATTCCATCGACAGGCTGCGCAAGGGCTCCAACGAAATCTACGGCGCTATCCTGACCAAGGCTGGGCAGGCCGACGACGCGTACGAATACGCTTATGGCTATGGCTATGGACGGGAATGA
- a CDS encoding PepSY-associated TM helix domain-containing protein, with protein MRVRPAFRFWHRWFGVLGGAWLILLAITGCAIAWYDELDGLLNPDLRYAELTTGTPASMDDVVASAEEALPGFAPGNILLSQSPDRTHWLIGRQTLSDDTARPLQVFVDPDTAEVTGWRESGQISLHRHYLPDLLYGLHTDLLLGRTGVLIVGFLALAWLLDHLLSLPLAFPRLRGAMAAFRIGGHAGSLRQLWDRHRASALWLWPITAMLALTGTTLSFPEESRHLVEPLSPISDRLHYDMEERGPPDTPIGIDAAIARVTLDRAVVHSVRPHPEIGLYAVRTFDDRDVDNQGRLWTYVDMATGAVVAKRHDAGQSGGDTFFLWQYALHSGHAFGLVGRLLVTLAGLVTIYLSFSGYRLWWKRRRRGL; from the coding sequence ATGCGCGTACGCCCCGCCTTCCGTTTCTGGCACCGCTGGTTCGGGGTCCTGGGCGGGGCGTGGCTCATCCTGCTGGCCATTACCGGGTGCGCGATCGCCTGGTATGACGAGCTCGATGGACTGCTGAACCCGGATCTGCGCTATGCCGAGCTCACCACCGGCACGCCGGCTTCGATGGACGACGTGGTGGCGAGTGCGGAGGAGGCCTTACCGGGGTTTGCACCCGGAAACATCCTGCTGTCGCAATCGCCGGATCGAACGCATTGGCTGATCGGTCGCCAAACCCTTTCCGACGATACCGCACGGCCTCTCCAGGTATTCGTCGATCCCGACACGGCAGAGGTGACGGGGTGGCGTGAGAGCGGTCAGATCAGCCTTCATCGGCACTATCTGCCTGATCTGCTCTACGGGCTTCATACCGACCTTCTTCTAGGCCGGACCGGAGTGCTGATTGTCGGGTTCCTGGCGCTTGCCTGGCTGCTCGATCACCTTCTGTCGCTACCGCTGGCCTTTCCGCGATTGCGCGGTGCCATGGCCGCGTTTCGCATCGGCGGACATGCCGGGTCGCTGCGCCAACTTTGGGATCGCCACCGGGCGAGCGCGCTGTGGCTCTGGCCCATAACCGCAATGCTGGCCCTTACCGGCACGACGCTCAGCTTTCCCGAAGAGAGCCGGCATCTTGTCGAGCCACTGTCCCCGATCAGCGACCGGTTGCACTATGACATGGAGGAACGCGGCCCGCCGGACACACCGATCGGCATCGATGCGGCGATTGCGCGGGTCACGCTGGACAGGGCGGTGGTTCACAGCGTGCGCCCCCATCCCGAAATCGGCCTCTATGCTGTTCGGACTTTCGACGATCGCGATGTCGACAACCAGGGGCGGTTGTGGACCTATGTCGACATGGCGACCGGCGCGGTTGTGGCGAAGCGCCACGATGCCGGGCAAAGCGGGGGCGACACCTTCTTCCTCTGGCAATACGCTCTACATTCGGGGCATGCCTTCGGCCTCGTGGGGCGACTGCTTGTCACCTTGGCTGGACTGGTGACGATCTATTTGAGCTTCTCAGGCTATCGCCTGTGGTGGAAACGCAGGCGGCGGGGACTCTAG
- a CDS encoding DUF3387 domain-containing protein: MWLTGFDAPSMHTMYIDKPMRGHGLMQAIARVNRVFRDKEAGLVVDYIGIAQNLKAALGIYSPSDREKTGIDEKLAIRVMLERFEIVTAMFHGFDCGPGMHGTPSQRLKCLAEALEWILARQHEAAQKETTDDAKKAALRRFQDSVLALSKAFALASASDEAKAIRDEVAFYQTVRAALVKSSGATKSKKDRELAVQQLIDRSVVSTEIIDILQAAGMASPDISILSDEFLAEMRDSERPNLALEALKKLLADKIRSRSHTHAVESRKYSERLTVAIARYHTNAVSTVEVLQTLIELAKEIREKLARGEEGGLSDEEIAFYEALADNESAVDIMGNDSLKIIAAELVENLKANASVDWAHRESARARMRVLVKRILRKYGYPPDLQDAAVHTVIQQAELLATSW, translated from the coding sequence ATGTGGCTGACCGGCTTTGATGCTCCGTCGATGCATACGATGTATATCGATAAGCCGATGCGCGGCCATGGTTTGATGCAGGCCATCGCGCGGGTGAACCGCGTTTTCCGCGATAAGGAAGCCGGACTTGTTGTCGACTACATCGGTATCGCCCAAAACCTGAAAGCAGCGCTTGGCATCTATTCGCCGTCTGACCGCGAAAAGACCGGCATTGACGAAAAGCTAGCGATCCGTGTGATGCTCGAGCGCTTCGAAATCGTCACCGCAATGTTCCATGGTTTCGATTGCGGGCCAGGAATGCACGGAACACCAAGTCAGCGGTTGAAGTGTCTCGCCGAGGCACTCGAATGGATTTTGGCTCGTCAGCATGAGGCGGCGCAAAAGGAGACCACTGATGACGCCAAGAAGGCTGCACTTCGACGGTTTCAAGATTCGGTCCTGGCCTTAAGCAAAGCCTTCGCCTTGGCATCCGCAAGTGATGAGGCAAAGGCCATCCGCGACGAGGTGGCTTTCTATCAGACTGTGCGAGCCGCGCTGGTCAAAAGTAGCGGTGCTACGAAATCCAAGAAGGATCGCGAACTCGCGGTTCAACAGCTGATCGACAGATCTGTCGTCTCGACGGAAATTATCGATATTCTGCAAGCGGCGGGTATGGCCTCGCCAGACATCTCAATCCTATCCGATGAATTTCTGGCAGAAATGCGCGATAGCGAGCGGCCCAATCTGGCGCTTGAAGCCCTAAAGAAGCTGCTGGCCGACAAGATCCGGTCGAGGTCACATACCCACGCTGTCGAAAGTCGCAAATACTCCGAACGGCTTACGGTCGCCATCGCGCGCTATCACACGAATGCAGTCAGCACCGTCGAGGTGCTGCAGACGCTGATCGAACTCGCAAAAGAAATACGCGAGAAATTGGCGCGAGGAGAAGAGGGAGGTTTGTCCGATGAGGAGATTGCCTTCTACGAAGCCTTGGCGGATAATGAGAGTGCCGTCGATATTATGGGCAATGACAGCCTCAAGATCATTGCTGCTGAACTCGTCGAGAACCTCAAAGCGAATGCAAGCGTCGATTGGGCGCACCGTGAATCGGCACGAGCGAGGATGCGCGTCCTTGTGAAACGCATCTTGCGCAAATACGGTTATCCGCCGGACCTCCAGGACGCGGCTGTGCATACCGTGATCCAGCAGGCCGAACTGCTAGCCACGTCGTGGTAG
- a CDS encoding zinc-ribbon domain-containing protein, translating into MIIACPACNTRYVVPDSAVGVEGRTVRCAKCKHSWFQEGPGAEQVIASQDAGPAAPATPTTAPPPEPARSGASSTARPQPARSGASSTARPQPAPAPADPVAPQRKTAAAAQPSEPASPAATEPHAASPEPEDSGFEGPPPVSGTRPEPQPIPAIDPDRSQFDYEPPFRPRRNPLKVWTAAGAVFALVALGVVGAVSYWGMPDWVPVSRPTFAVEQPDLVLDFPADRQDRRTLPNGTEFFGASGTITNVGRETARVPAVLIVLRDARERIVFSWEVVPAAQTLAPGESVAINEAVTDVPKSAKFAEIGWKPD; encoded by the coding sequence ATGATCATTGCCTGCCCCGCCTGTAACACGCGCTATGTCGTGCCCGACAGCGCCGTGGGCGTGGAGGGGCGGACGGTACGCTGCGCCAAGTGCAAGCATAGCTGGTTCCAGGAAGGACCCGGCGCCGAACAGGTCATTGCATCCCAGGATGCAGGTCCCGCGGCTCCTGCGACGCCAACCACGGCACCCCCGCCGGAGCCTGCGCGGTCCGGCGCATCCTCCACCGCAAGGCCGCAGCCTGCGCGGTCCGGCGCATCCTCCACCGCAAGGCCGCAGCCTGCACCGGCGCCGGCCGACCCCGTAGCTCCCCAGCGGAAAACAGCTGCCGCCGCTCAGCCGAGCGAGCCTGCCAGTCCGGCAGCCACCGAACCGCACGCGGCCTCTCCCGAGCCGGAAGACAGCGGGTTCGAAGGCCCGCCGCCTGTTTCCGGCACACGGCCCGAACCCCAGCCGATCCCCGCCATCGACCCCGACCGGTCGCAGTTCGATTACGAGCCGCCTTTCCGTCCGCGCCGCAATCCGCTGAAAGTGTGGACCGCAGCCGGCGCCGTATTCGCCCTTGTCGCGCTCGGCGTGGTCGGCGCCGTCAGCTACTGGGGCATGCCCGACTGGGTGCCCGTCAGCCGCCCGACCTTTGCGGTCGAGCAGCCCGACCTGGTGCTGGACTTCCCGGCCGACCGGCAGGACCGCCGCACCCTGCCCAATGGCACGGAATTCTTCGGCGCCAGCGGAACCATTACCAATGTCGGGCGCGAAACGGCGCGGGTTCCCGCTGTCCTGATCGTGCTGCGCGATGCGCGGGAGCGGATCGTGTTCAGCTGGGAAGTCGTGCCTGCAGCACAAACGCTGGCCCCGGGCGAAAGCGTGGCGATCAACGAAGCGGTGACCGACGTCCCCAAATCCGCCAAGTTCGCAGAGATCGGCTGGAAGCCGGACTGA
- the ftsE gene encoding cell division ATP-binding protein FtsE, with translation MAGDDGEVVGFDNVGLRYGTGKEVLSDVSFTLFPGSFYFLTGASGAGKTSLLKLLYLAQRPSRGQIRMFGTDVITLPRARLPGFRRRLGVVFQDFRLVPHLSAYDNIALPLRVAGVPEADLHRPVTDMLDWVGLSHRTEARPATLSGGEQQRVAIARAVIGRPDMLLADEPTGNVDPEMAVKLLRLFEALNRLGTTVVVATHDLHLLQKVPSSMIMRLDKGRLSDPTGALRYPPRPRSGGGSSGAGPVR, from the coding sequence ATGGCAGGTGACGACGGCGAAGTCGTAGGGTTCGACAATGTCGGGCTGCGTTATGGCACGGGCAAGGAAGTGTTGAGCGATGTCTCGTTCACGCTCTTTCCCGGCAGCTTCTATTTCCTGACCGGGGCCAGCGGTGCGGGCAAGACCAGCCTGCTTAAACTGCTGTATCTCGCCCAGCGCCCCTCGCGCGGGCAGATCCGGATGTTCGGCACCGACGTCATCACGCTGCCCCGTGCGCGCCTGCCCGGATTTCGCCGCCGGCTGGGCGTGGTGTTCCAGGATTTCCGTCTGGTCCCGCACCTGTCCGCCTATGACAATATCGCGCTTCCGCTGAGAGTGGCGGGGGTGCCCGAGGCCGATCTCCATCGGCCGGTCACCGACATGCTGGACTGGGTCGGCCTGTCGCACCGAACGGAGGCGCGCCCGGCCACGCTTTCCGGCGGGGAACAGCAGCGCGTAGCCATTGCGAGGGCGGTCATCGGCCGGCCCGACATGCTGCTGGCGGACGAGCCGACAGGTAACGTCGATCCCGAAATGGCGGTGAAGCTGCTGCGCCTGTTCGAAGCGCTCAACCGTCTGGGCACGACGGTCGTGGTGGCCACCCACGACCTGCACCTGCTGCAGAAGGTCCCCAGTTCCATGATAATGCGGCTGGACAAGGGGCGGCTGTCCGACCCCACCGGCGCGCTGCGCTACCCGCCGAGGCCGCGCAGCGGGGGCGGTTCGTCCGGGGCGGGGCCTGTGCGTTGA
- a CDS encoding cell division protein produces the protein MISRAIERGLSPFRGSAAQELVPQARLAGPMPWVIAIMVALTVIATAAGLALTNLAGGARDELAGGATVQIIEAEPGERARQAQAALDTLAEFPEVAAMRLVPPEEVEQLLEPWLGTGTAGEAVPVPALIDLRLRGDATPDKLRRLRAALSSVAPDARIDAQASWLRPIFTAIASLQWLALALVVLLSLTSAAAVFLSARSALGSNRSTIEIVHLLGGTDHQIARVFQRSVGFDAALGAGAGLLLGMIAVLVLGQQFAQLGSGMVAGGGLDWTDWLAVAMVPLAAVALAMLTARLTVLFALRKML, from the coding sequence GTGATCTCGCGCGCGATCGAGCGGGGGCTATCGCCTTTCCGTGGCAGCGCGGCGCAGGAGCTGGTGCCGCAGGCACGGCTGGCCGGGCCGATGCCGTGGGTGATCGCGATCATGGTGGCGCTGACCGTCATTGCCACCGCTGCCGGACTGGCGCTGACCAACCTTGCGGGCGGGGCCCGTGACGAACTGGCAGGCGGTGCCACCGTCCAGATCATCGAGGCAGAGCCCGGCGAACGGGCACGGCAGGCTCAGGCTGCGCTCGACACGCTGGCCGAATTTCCGGAAGTCGCCGCCATGCGCCTGGTCCCGCCGGAGGAGGTCGAACAGCTTCTGGAGCCTTGGCTTGGCACGGGCACTGCGGGCGAGGCCGTGCCGGTCCCTGCGCTGATCGACCTGCGCCTTCGCGGCGATGCCACGCCCGACAAGCTGCGACGCCTGCGCGCCGCTCTGTCGAGTGTAGCACCGGACGCCCGGATCGATGCGCAGGCCAGCTGGCTGCGGCCCATCTTCACCGCGATCGCGTCGCTGCAATGGCTGGCTTTGGCGCTGGTCGTGCTGCTGTCGCTGACCAGTGCCGCGGCCGTTTTCCTGTCCGCCCGCAGCGCCCTCGGGAGCAATCGCAGCACGATCGAGATCGTCCATCTGCTGGGCGGCACGGATCACCAGATCGCACGTGTGTTCCAGCGGTCGGTCGGCTTCGACGCCGCCCTGGGAGCAGGGGCGGGGCTCCTCCTCGGCATGATCGCCGTGCTGGTCCTGGGGCAGCAATTCGCGCAGCTGGGATCGGGCATGGTCGCGGGCGGCGGGCTGGACTGGACCGACTGGCTGGCGGTCGCCATGGTGCCGCTGGCCGCTGTAGCACTGGCCATGCTGACTGCGCGTCTGACCGTCCTCTTCGCGCTCAGGAAAATGCTGTGA
- a CDS encoding YdcF family protein, with protein MTGRFLAIVVLAWMLGFVWFAAALPQPVSEAETDAIIVPTGGPGRIERGLALLEDGQAGSMLVTGVSTQVTPDEFAAEFDVPMDLMECCITLGFDALDTRGNARETSRWVGDNGHDRLRLVTTDWHMRRASGELSRTLPDDVVIIQDAVPSEPSFGTLFLEYHKLLASRAVQWMPGLD; from the coding sequence GTGACAGGCCGTTTTCTCGCCATCGTGGTCCTGGCATGGATGCTTGGTTTCGTGTGGTTCGCAGCCGCGCTGCCGCAGCCTGTGTCCGAGGCAGAGACCGACGCCATCATCGTGCCGACCGGCGGGCCGGGCCGGATCGAGCGCGGCCTGGCGCTGCTGGAAGACGGGCAGGCCGGTTCCATGCTGGTCACCGGCGTATCGACTCAGGTGACGCCGGACGAATTCGCTGCGGAATTCGATGTTCCGATGGACCTGATGGAATGCTGCATCACCCTTGGCTTCGATGCCCTGGACACGCGCGGCAATGCGCGGGAGACCAGCCGATGGGTCGGAGACAACGGTCATGATCGCCTGCGACTGGTCACCACCGACTGGCACATGCGGCGCGCCTCTGGCGAGTTGTCGCGGACCCTTCCGGACGATGTCGTGATCATTCAGGACGCCGTGCCGTCCGAACCGTCTTTCGGCACGCTGTTTCTCGAATATCACAAGCTCCTGGCCAGCCGCGCCGTCCAATGGATGCCGGGGCTCGACTGA
- a CDS encoding lysophospholipid acyltransferase family protein, whose product MHVLRSLLFYPVFYVVSSFYVIAAVAAMAVDRSWLRRVVSGWGRFHRACCRVLLGIDVVQEGGPLDEPALYAIRHESFFEAIDAPALFHLPSVFAKRELFNLPGWGRAAIAYGLIPVARDGGAKALRELIHEARRKAKEGRPLVIFPEGTRVPHGERRKLQSGFAGIYKMVGLQVVPVAVNSGPLYHRLWKRRGQITYRFGEPIPPGLKREEIEARVEEAINALSAA is encoded by the coding sequence ATGCACGTTTTGCGCAGCCTCCTGTTCTATCCGGTCTTCTACGTCGTCAGCAGTTTCTACGTCATTGCGGCGGTCGCAGCGATGGCGGTCGACCGGTCATGGCTGCGCCGCGTGGTCAGTGGCTGGGGCAGGTTCCACCGTGCGTGCTGCCGTGTCCTGCTGGGGATCGACGTGGTGCAGGAAGGCGGTCCGCTGGACGAGCCTGCGCTTTATGCCATCCGGCACGAAAGCTTCTTCGAGGCGATCGATGCGCCGGCGCTGTTCCACCTGCCGTCCGTGTTTGCGAAGCGGGAACTGTTCAACCTGCCCGGCTGGGGCAGGGCTGCGATCGCCTATGGCCTGATCCCGGTCGCCCGTGACGGCGGGGCGAAGGCCCTGCGCGAATTGATCCACGAGGCGAGGCGCAAGGCGAAGGAAGGGCGTCCGCTCGTCATCTTTCCCGAAGGCACGCGCGTGCCCCACGGCGAACGCCGGAAATTGCAGTCGGGCTTTGCCGGCATCTACAAGATGGTCGGGCTCCAGGTGGTGCCGGTCGCGGTCAATTCCGGTCCGCTGTATCACCGCCTGTGGAAGCGCCGGGGCCAGATAACCTACCGCTTCGGGGAGCCCATCCCGCCCGGCCTGAAGCGCGAAGAGATCGAAGCCCGGGTCGAAGAGGCAATCAACGCGCTGAGTGCTGCCTAG
- the hisC gene encoding histidinol-phosphate transaminase, with the protein MEKTPQIKPWIADIQTYVPGRATGSDGKVLTKLSANENPLGCSEDALAVLAAGHEPARYPDPDAANLRAVLGELHGLDPERIVCGTGSDELLNLAAQAFAGPGDEVLFPRYSFSVYPIAARRCGADPVEAEDADYGADVDALLAAVTDRTRVVFIANPNNPTGSYLPPREIERLHAGLRGDILLVLDQAYAEYLEDAGAAHALGLAGRTQNVLVTRTFSKIYGLAGERIGWGYGAPALVDALNRIRGPFNVTQSGQRAAIAAARDTRFVDRSREHNANERNRFAQRMAALGNHGIRPLPSEANFVLVLFEDELSASDALHGLAERGYAVRHLPSQGLGHGLRITIGTAEDMDAIAAAIAEMAGRHPAG; encoded by the coding sequence ATGGAAAAGACACCGCAGATCAAGCCATGGATCGCCGACATCCAGACCTATGTCCCGGGCCGGGCGACAGGCAGCGATGGCAAGGTTCTGACCAAGCTGTCGGCCAACGAGAACCCGCTGGGTTGCAGCGAGGATGCTCTTGCCGTGCTGGCCGCAGGTCACGAACCGGCCCGCTATCCCGACCCGGACGCCGCAAACCTGCGCGCTGTGCTGGGCGAATTGCACGGGCTTGACCCGGAGCGGATCGTGTGCGGAACGGGGTCCGACGAATTGCTGAACCTCGCGGCGCAGGCCTTTGCCGGGCCCGGCGACGAGGTTCTGTTCCCGCGCTACTCCTTCTCCGTCTATCCTATTGCCGCGCGCCGCTGCGGAGCCGACCCGGTCGAAGCCGAAGATGCGGATTACGGCGCTGATGTCGATGCATTGCTGGCTGCCGTCACGGACCGGACCCGCGTCGTTTTCATCGCCAATCCGAACAACCCGACCGGCAGCTACCTTCCCCCCCGCGAGATCGAACGGCTTCACGCCGGCTTGCGCGGCGACATCCTGCTCGTCCTCGACCAGGCCTATGCAGAATATCTGGAGGATGCAGGGGCGGCGCATGCCCTGGGTTTGGCGGGGCGGACACAGAACGTGCTCGTCACGCGCACCTTTTCCAAGATCTACGGCCTCGCCGGAGAGCGTATTGGCTGGGGCTATGGCGCCCCGGCGCTGGTCGACGCGCTGAACCGGATCCGCGGCCCCTTCAACGTGACGCAGAGCGGCCAGCGCGCTGCCATCGCCGCTGCCCGCGACACAAGGTTCGTCGACCGGTCACGCGAGCACAATGCGAACGAACGCAACCGCTTCGCACAGCGCATGGCGGCGCTTGGCAATCATGGCATCCGCCCTCTGCCGAGCGAGGCGAATTTCGTGCTCGTCCTGTTCGAAGACGAACTGAGCGCAAGCGATGCCCTGCATGGGCTGGCGGAGCGAGGCTATGCCGTCCGGCACCTGCCGTCGCAGGGACTGGGCCACGGGTTGCGTATCACCATCGGAACGGCCGAGGACATGGACGCGATTGCAGCTGCCATCGCCGAAATGGCAGGCCGGCATCCCGCAGGCTAG